GAAAACAGCGCGCGCTCATCGGAAAATGATCGAAACGGGGCCGTCGAACCCGGTTTCAGCTCAGGCCATCAGGCGTAATGTTCAGACATGGACCGCCGCATTTTCGGGCTGGAGAACGAGTACGGCGTCACGTGCACGTTCAGGGGACAGCGCCGACTGTCTCCTGACGAAGTGGCGCGCTACCTCTTCCGCCGTGTCGTGTCATGGGGCCGCAGCAGCAATGTCTTCCTGCGGAACGGCGCCCGCCTGTACCTGGACGTGGGTTCGCATCCGGAATACGCAACTCCCGAATGCGACAACGTGGTCGAACTGGTCACGCACGACAAGGCAGGCGAGCGCATTCTCGAAGGACTCCTCGTCGACGCGGAACGCCGCCTGCACGAGGAGGGAATCGCGGGCGACGTCTATCTCTTCAAGAACAACACCGACTCTGCGGGAAACTCCTACGGCTGCCACGAGAACTATCTGGTCGCCCGGCACGGAGAGTTCTCCCGGCTCGCGGACATCCTCATTCCGTTCCTCGTGACCCGCCAGCTGATCTGCGGCGCCGGAAAGGTGCTGCAGACCCCGCGCGGCGCGGTCTACTGCGTGTCCCAGCGGGCCGAGCACATCTGGGAGGGCGTCAGCTCCGCCACCACCCGCTCGCGCCCGATCATCAACACCCGCGACGAACCGCACGCGGACGCCGAGCGCTACCGCAGGCTCCACGTCATCGTCGGCGACTCCAACATGTCCGAGACGACCATGCTGCTCAAGGTCGGCGCCACCGACCTCGTGCTGCGCATGATCGAGGCGGGCACCGTGATGCGCGACCTGACCCTGGAGAACCCGATCCGGGCCATCCGCGAGGTCAGCCACGACATCACCGGCCAGCGCAAGGTGCGCCTCGCCA
The DNA window shown above is from Streptomyces showdoensis and carries:
- the pafA gene encoding Pup--protein ligase, producing MDRRIFGLENEYGVTCTFRGQRRLSPDEVARYLFRRVVSWGRSSNVFLRNGARLYLDVGSHPEYATPECDNVVELVTHDKAGERILEGLLVDAERRLHEEGIAGDVYLFKNNTDSAGNSYGCHENYLVARHGEFSRLADILIPFLVTRQLICGAGKVLQTPRGAVYCVSQRAEHIWEGVSSATTRSRPIINTRDEPHADAERYRRLHVIVGDSNMSETTMLLKVGATDLVLRMIEAGTVMRDLTLENPIRAIREVSHDITGQRKVRLASGREASALEVQREYYEKAADFVDRRGIRNGVVAQVLELWGRTLDAIEEEQLDRIETEIDWVMKYRLIERYRAKHNMTMSHPRVAQIDLAYHDIHRRRGLYYLLQKNGQAARICNDVKIFEGKSVPPQTTRARLRGDFIRRAQEQRRDFTVDWVHLKLNDQAQRTVLCKDPFRSVDDRVEKLIAGM